GATGAAGTGTTAATCTCCGAAGATCATGGCGCAATTGGCGATGCGATCGCTCGTGTCGAACCTTCGGCTATTTTCGGCACTCAAATGGAACGCCACGTTGGTAAGCGCTTGGATATCCCTTGCGGTGTAATTGCTGCACCTATCCACGTACAAAACTTCCCTATTGGTTACAAACCATTTTTAGGTTACGAAGGTACAAATCAAATTACAGATTTGATCTATAATTCCTTCACCTTGGGAATGGAAGACCACCTCTTAGAAATCTTCGGTGGTCACGATACTAAGGAAGTAATTACCAAAGGAATTTCTGCTGATTCTGACCTTAGCTGGACAAAAGATGGTCAAGCAGAATTGAACAAGATTCCTGGCTTTGTTCGTGGGAAAGTGAAGCGGAATACTGAGAAATTTGCTCGCGATCGCGGCTTCAAAGAAATCAATGCTGAGGTTTTATACGCTGCCAAGGAAGCGGTTGGAGCATAAATAATACCCTGGTAGGGTACATTAGCGATCGCGTAACGCACTAAATTAATCAGCAATACCTGTGGCGACAAAACTAATGTACCCTACACTAGAACCTGACAACGTTAGTTTCAGGGAGTAATCTTTACTCTTAGTAACCTGCTAACAATGCATCACGGAGAAAGGTATATTGTAATTCAAAATCAATCGACTCAAGCATAGACAACAACTCTTTTGCTTGAGCAGAAAGTTGATAGTCAGATGGCACTGGAACAATGGTGGTATTTTCCATACCTTGAGCTAACCGATACCAAAAAGCCAGTTTAGTATTGTTGCTCAACGAGTCATATTCCCGTCTGATATCTGTGCTAGAAGGTTTCAACAAATCTCGCATGATTTGAAGTTGTTCTTCATGGGACTTTTCTTTTACTTTATTAAAAAGTCCCTCAGAAGTATCTGGAGCTGTTCCTTCGGGGTTTTCAGGTCTTGCTGAACCACCCATTTTGATATAGAGATACCACAAGAGGGCAAGTTGGTTATCTATAGATATGTTTCTGAACAGTTCAGCAAACTGCGCTGGTGATGATTGAGTATATTGCGGCATAATTACTCTTCCAAATTCAAAGCTTCTAATCTTTAAGGTGGTAAAAAATGAAACAAAAGCTCCTTAAAGACTTGTTACTTAACTTAACAATCATATTGATATGTATACGTCTAACTGTAGGTGTAGATGTATAATTTTTAAAAAAGTATAATTTCTAACCTGAGTATAATGAAGAAAAAAGATTAATGACCCTTAGAGATAATTAATACTGCATAATTTCAGTGCGTTCGGCGCTTTTAAAAAACCCTCTCCCCTACAAGGCTACGGTGTACACACAAGTCCTAAAAAACTTACCATACCTGTAGGTTATCGCTGTCTTCGTAACGCACCGCCAGATATTTGAGGTGATTAAATCACTTGAAGGAATAAAACAGCCCTAGGGCTACAGAGGATATTGTTATATGTATCTTTATACAGAATTGGTATAAATCGTTTTATTACAAATAAAACAAAACCTCCTTTTCAATGAGCAAAAGGAGGTTATTTTCTGTTGTAATTTGGTAAGGCAAAGTTCAATTTATTTTGCATTCAATGGCAAACCACTATGTCAAAAGCTTTGCTTAATAAGTAAAGTTTCTGGATAATGATGTCAGTTCTGACTTGACAGAACTGATATAACTTTGGTCATCCAAAATCCCTGTGGGCAATTTGTTAGCTTTGACAGCAGCCTTAACTAAATCTTCCGCAGTAATATTTTTATTCTGGCGTTCAAAAATTAGAGTTCCTCCGCTGGGAATACCTTGCTGCTTAAGGCCACCTTGATAAGCAAGAGAAACTAGATTAAAAGGTTTGAGATAGCTGTCATTTGAGGAATTAGTTGGTAAAGTTTTAGAGCTAACTGTTGTAGTTGCACCAGCATTAAAATCGTTGTTGGTCGGAAGTGGTTGAGCGCTAGCAATTCCAGAGGTAAAGGCAATAACAGCAACAATAACTGTAGAATCTATCAAAGTGGCAAATTTCATGGTATCTATCCTTAAAGCAAGTAAATTTTGAATAATTCTTTGTAGTAATAGCTTCTTATTCTTTATAAACTTCAACCTCCTACAGTCAGTTCACCCGATAGGTTGAATTATTAGTCACCCATTTGGGTGAGTCTACTAGATAACCCAGATAATAGCTATTCTTGCGAAAAGCCTTGAGGAAGCCTAGATATATTAATATTCACAGCTAATATCTATATTTATGCATTAATTACCTAAGTAAAAAGAGTGACTATGTTGCAGTCGGGGAAAGAGAAAAGGCGATGTTTGTCTTGTTCCCTAACTTTCGACATAGATGATCGCACAGTTGTTACGATAAAGTACTGTGAGAATCAGCATCTCAGTTACCATAATAGAGAAGCAGTTAGTTACAATTTTTAGCTATATCTACTGAGGAGCCGGATTGAAAAAGCGTCCATTTGGTTTAGTTGCGATCGTTGTTTACAAATCATTCACAGCTTTGCTGCTAATGGTTACTGCCATAGCGTTATTATTAGCATTAAAAAACTATCAATTTCTCAAAGAATTTTCGGACAATTATGTTTTAGAAGGTAAAGCGATAATTATTGATTTACTTTTAGATAAATTTGTTAATCTTAATCCAAAAACGTTAGCATTCAGTGGGTTTGCAGCAGCTATATATGCTATTGTTACCGCAATTGAAGCTATTGGTTTATGGTATGAACAGCGTTGGGCGCATATTTTAGTATTGTGTCTTGTTGGTATTAGCATTCCATTAGAAATTTATGAGATAATACAGGGAATATCTCTTATAAAATTAAGCATCTTTTTAGTTAATGTAGCGGTATTCTTATATTTATTAATAAATTTCCCTAAACATCAAACTAGAAGTTAGTAGTTGTACTTTAGTGCTAAACCACAACTACTAACTTCTGGTTGTTTATGTCCACTTCCTTTTTAAGATACTGATTGTTAATTTGAAGAAAATCATAGTTGTTTAAGAATTAAGATATGTATTATACAATCGCTAACAACACAATCTGGAGAGCGACTTGGCAAGATCAATTCAGTCTACTCAACCACCACTAAAATTTATTCCCCTACGTTTTAACCTATTCGTACTCCAGATTACCCAGTGGTTGCTGCCGATCGCACTCCGATTTCGGACTCGCCCTTGGCTACCAGCGGGTATTGTCCGTATTGAAGCTAAGAATGCTGAAGTCTTAGCAGAACTCTATGAACAATTTCAAGCTGGTAAAGTAAGGTTTTTGTTAGCGTTTCGCCATCCAGAAGTGGAAGATCCCTTCTGTATGCTCTATTTGCTTTCCCGTATTGTGCCAAAGGTTGCTCATCAACAAGGTATTTTGCTGCAATACCCGGTTCACAGCTACTTTGTTTATGACCGAGGTATGACGCTATGGGCTGGGAATTGGTTGGGTAAATTGTTTTCTTACATAGGCGGTGTACCAGTTCGTCGCGGTAGACGACCAGATCGGCAGGCGCTTCAAGCAGCACGAAAGTTGTTCGCCAATGGGAACTTACCGATCGCAGTCGCACCCGAAGGCGGTACTAATGGTCTTAGCGGCGTTGTTAGCCCATTAGAACCCGGTGTTGCCCAAATGGGGTTCTGGTGTGTAGAAGACTTGCAAAAAGCCAACCGTCCTGAGACTGTTGTGATTGTACCAATCGCTATTCAGTATCGTTATGTTGAGCCACCTTGGTCAAAACTCGATTTGTTGTTGAGTAAATTAGAAGCTGATAGTGGTTTGCCAATCGAGGAAATCGCACCTACTGAGAAGCCAGAAGAGATTTATCTTCAACGCATCCGCCGTCTTGGTGAATATCTCATTTCTGAGATGGAAGAATTTTATCGTCGTTTTTATCATCAAGACATCCCAAAAACTATTTTAGATAATGAATCTGGCAGTTGCAGTGACGTGCTAACTGTCCGAATCCATCGTTTACTCGATAAAGCTTTACAAGTTTCCGAGCAATATTTTGGACTTCAAGCACAGGGAAATTTTATTGACCGCTGTCGCCGTTTAGAAGATGCAGGTTGGACTTATATTTATCGGGAAGATTTACCAAACATTGAAGCTTTACCACCTTTCAAGCGTGGGCTAGCAGACTGGATTGCTGAAGAAGCAGATTTACGAATGCGACACATGAGATTAGTGGAAAGTTTTGTCGCGGTAACTGCTAGTTATATCCAGGAACAACCGACCGTTGAACGATTAGCAGAAACGGCTTTGCTGATGTTTGATATGCTTTCTAGAATTCAAGACTCAACACTTCCAGGGCGACCTCGGTTAGGTTTGCGACAAGCACAAATCACTGTGGGTGAACCAATTTCAGTTACTGAACGCTATGATAATTCTCAAGGCGATCGCCGCGCAATCAGGCAAGCTGTGAGCGAGTTGACGAAGGATTTGCAGGTTGTTTTAGAGAAGATGATTGGATAACGCAACTTCTAAGATTCTTTAGCCATAATTTTGTCAACCACTGCACCTTCATCAAAGAATTTCTGCTGAATCTCGTCCCATTCTCCTAAATCTTCAGCTTTGAAAACAGTTTTAATTTGGGAAAAATTGTTTTCCGTTTCTTTCGCGATCATCTGGTCAACAGGACGAAATCCCAATTTGGCAAACTCTCTTTGTGAGTCTGGGGTGTAAAGAAATTTGATAAATGCTTCTGCAATAAGTCGAGTCCCATGTTTATCGACATTTTTATCTACAACCGCAACAGGATTGTCTATGGAAATATTTAGATCAGGCACAATATATGAGATTTTATCGCCATCTTGTGCTGATAAAATCATCTCCTTTTCATAGTTGAGTAGAACATCACCTTGACCATCTTTGAAGAACAGATCGCTGGCATTACGAGCATTTTTAGGTAACAAAGGCGCATTCTTATAGACTTTGGAGATAAAGTCTACTGCCTGATTTTCATTTCCCCCAGTTCTTGTCACAGAACCCCAGAGATTTAGAAAATTCCAACGAGCAGCACCAGAGGTTTTAGGGTTAGCTGTAACTACCTTGACGCCATCTTGTGCCAAATCTGCCCAAGTTTTGATATTTTTGGGATTACCTTGACGGATGGCGATCGCATCTAAAGATTTGGTAACAATTGCATTATTAGGTGCTTCTTTTTCCCAACCCGGTTGAATATAACCTGCTTCAACAAGTTTATTAATATCAAGAGCAAGTGATAGGTGTACGACATCAGCTTCTTTACCCTCAATCACGGCAGCAAGAGTTTGAGAACCTGATGCATCATAGCTTTGATTAAAAGTAACGTTTTGGTTGTGTTCTTTCTTCCACTGTTCGGTAAATTTGGGAATAATCTGCTGGTATGCTGCACTGGTAACTGAGTAGGAAACAAAGGTTAAGGTTGCATCACGCTGGGAAGTTGTACCAGCATTCTCAGTGTTATTGATATTACGTGAAGAACAAGCAGCAATTAGGATGCTAAAACTAACTCCGACCAAAATTAAGGACACAACGCTCCACAAAGAATACCTATAACTTCGTATTGGTTGTATATACCACTGCCTTATAGACTGCCAAGGTTTAACAATATAAGCGCCAGCTAATTCAGTCAAATATCTCCTTAATTGACGAGTAGATTGCCACTGATTCATCAAACTTTTCCTTAAATCTGTAGTATGTTAAACAACATGGTTAAAGAGGTATTATAAAACACTGGGTAAAGATAAATAATTTTATTTTTGATTCTCTTAAATTTAAACAAGTTATTAAATTAACAATTAAGACAACTATTTTCAGAAAGTTATGGGTTGCAAATTTTGAATGTGAAAAAAACAACCCGAAACCTAACCTCCTAAGCACCTTTTTTGCTAGGGAAGGGGGAAAGTTCCAAACCTTTTCCCTATTCGAGGAGAGGTTTTCCAGTTTACGTCAAAAGTCAGATCCTTCTCTAGCTTTCAATTTCACAGCAACTTGTCTGGTGTAATTGGCAGGTCGCGAATCCGCTTGCCTGTGGCATGATAAACAGCATTAGAAATAGCAGCAGCTACCCCAACGATGGGAAGTTCTCCCAGGCTTTTTGTTCCTAAAGCATTGACATAAGCATCGTGTTCTTCAACGAATTGCACTTGCATTTGTGGTATATCGGCATGAACGGGAATTAGGTAATCCGAAAGATTCGCACCAACCACTCTGCCATGATGAGCATCCATTACCGTCTTCTCCATCAGCGCCATACCGATTCCCCAAGTAATCCCACCTATCACCTGACTCCGCGCTGTTTTGAAGTTGAGTATTCGCCCTGCACTATAAACGCCTACGCAACGTCTTACCTTAATCTCTCCCAGCAATTCATCAACAGCGACTTCGACAAAGATGGCTCCAAAGGAGTGTTTTGAGTACTGTTTACTCTCTGGGCTAGGTGAGGTTTCTTCTGTGACTTCTAAACTATCTAACCCCTGACGGTGGAGAATCTCGGTATAGCTGTCCCGCTTTGCGAGGTCTTGTTTTAAGAATATTTGCCCTGATTCGACGGTTATATCTTCTGCTTGAAATCCATAAAGCGGAGAATTCGCATCTGCTGTTGCCATTTCAACCATTTTTATTCTGGCAGCAGTGGCTGCTTTATGTACAGCAGGAGAAACACTCGCAACAGTAATTGAGTTCCCTGTAATTGGAGCTTTCGGGAGATTGCTATCACCTAATTCAAACTGCACCTGTTGGCTGGGTAAGCCTAATGCCTCAGCAGCAACCTGAGTCATCACTGTATAAGTACCTGTGCCAATATCTTGGGTTCCACTCTTTACTTTTACCTCTCCATTGGCAAAAATTTCTACTTTTACTGATGTGGTTCCTGAGTTGGTGGGAAATGTCGCACTTGCCATTCCCCAACCAATTAGAAAATGCCCATCCCGCATCGAACGCTCAATTGGGTTGCGTTGTGACCAACTAAAAATTTCTGCTCCCTGTTGGTAACATTGTTTTAGGGATTTACTTGACCAAGGTAGTTCTGTGTGCGGATCAATATCTGCATGATTTCGCAGTCGCAATTCAATTGGATCAATATTTAAAGCGGATGCTAGTTCATCCATTGCGGATTCTAGGGCAAACATTCCAGACGCTTCTCCCGGCGCACGCATAAAGGTTGGTGTGCCGGCATTGATACGAGCCAGACGGTATTTCACTTGTAAATTAGGACAAGCGTAGAGCATCGTAGTTGCTGCACCCACAGGTTCCACAAAGTCATCAAAGATAGATGTTAAGGATGTGCCTGTGTGTGTAATAACGGTTAACTTACCCTCCTTAGTTGCACCCAAGGTAAGTTGTTGCTGGGTTTGGGATCTGTAGCCGCAAGCAGTGTACATTTGCGATCGCGTTAACACTATTTTTACAGGGCGCTTGACTTGCCGAGCTGCGATCGCTGCCAAAATAGTATGAGACCGTAACAGTGCTTTACAACCAAATCCTCCGCCTAAATACTTGCAGATGATACGAACGTTTTCTGGCGGAATATTCAAAACGGCGGCGATACCCCGTTGTGTTGAAGAAATGCCTTGAGTGGTTTCATACAGTGTCAAATTATCCCCCGACCACATTGCTATAGTCGCAGAAGGTTCGAGGGGATTATGATGTTCTATTGGTGTTGTATAAACCTGCTCTATAGTTACATCTGCCTGAGCTTTCCCAGATTCAACATCTCCTCTAGTAATTTTCCCAGGCATAATCCCAAAAAAGATTGATTCTGGCTCAAACACTTCTGATAGTGCTTGTGCCATTGTGATTGTAGGCTGTTCTTCTTCGGAGATTATTTTTATTAAAGATGCGGCAGATTCAGCCTGCTCTAAGGTTTCTGCAACTACTACTCCCAAGTGTTGACCATTGTAATAAATGTTGTCATCTTTCTCGGTTGGCAGAGTTTCTTTATTACCAAAAAAGGGTATTTTAACTAAACTTGGGGTTTGATTATAAGTAATAATATCTATTACACCAGGAGCCAATGCTGCTGTAGATGTGTCTATTTCAATAACTTTGCCTTTAGCGATCACACTTTGAAAAATCACGCCATAAGTCAGATTTTCTATTGATACATCGGCTGTATATGGCGCTGCTCCGGTAACTTTAAGCTTGCCATCAACGCGATCCAATGGTTTACCGATAATTTTGTTATTTGTCATTTGTCATTGGGCATTTGTCATTTGTTATTTGTTATTGGTCATTGGGCATTAAGAGTTAAAAGTCAGTTATTTGTCTCCCCTGCCCCCTGCCTCTTCTACTCCGACAATTGAGAGCGCACGTATCAAAGCGCGTTTAAGTAATTCAATTTTGAATTCATTGTGTGCTTGCGGTTTTGCATCTTTGACAGCAACTTCAGCAGCGGCTGTAAACGTCGCTGTGTTGATTGGTTTTTCTTGCAGAAATTCTTCAACTTCCCAAGCACGCCAAGGTTTGGGCGCTACTCCCCCAAAAGCGATTCGTGCTGATTTAATAATTTCTTGTTCTACTTCTAAAGCAACAGCAACCGAAACGAGAGCAAATTCATAAGCAGCCCTGTCTCTAATTTTTAAATAATATGATCGTCTTTTGGGTAGGTATGGCACTTCAACAGCAACAATTAGTTCTCCAGGCTGTAATAAAGTTTCTTTTTCTGGTGTTTCATCTGGCAATAAATAAAAATCATCAATTGCAATTCGATGTTCTTGCTCCACGCCTTGAATACAAATGACTGCATCTAATACCATAAGAGCAACGGCTAAATCGGAGGGATTAACAGCAATACAATGTTCACTCGCCCCGAAAATAGCGTGCATTCGGTTGTAGCCTGGAATCGCCGAACAACCTATATCTGGGGTGCGTTTATTACAAGGAAAAACTGGATCGCGAAAGTAGCCACAGCGGACTCGTTGCAACAAATTACCGCCTACTGTTGCCATGTTTCGTAATTGAGGTGAAGCACTTTGTTGCAAAGCTTGAGCAATTACTGGATAGAACTCTTGAACTTTGGGGTGAAAAGCTACATCACTCAATTTACATACTGCACCAATACGGATTCCAGAATCTTGGAATTCAATATTTGCTAAAGGCAAACTATTAATATCAACTAATTTACTAGGTGTTTTTACTCCATCTTTCATTAATCCGAGTAAATCTGTGCCACCAGCAATAAACGTCGCATTTTTATCTTGCTCAACAGTAGCGATCGCTGCCTCTTTTGAGACAGCTTTAGCATAACTAAATGGCTGCATCTTTATTTCCTTCTAGCACATCCCAAATCGCCGCTACAATGTTTGGATAAGCTCCACAACGGCAAAGGTTTCCACTCATTTTTTCTTGAATTTCTGCTTCAGATTTTGGGGTTTCTTCTAATACCATCCCTACGGCAGAGACAATTTGACCAGATGTGCAGTATCCACATTGAAAAGCATCATGATTTATAAATGCTGTTTGCATTGGATGAAGTTCACCATCTTTTGATAATCCTTCGATAGTCGTAATTTCTGTACCAACTTGCATAACTGCTAAGGTCATACAAGAGTTAATTCGCCGACCATTAACCAATACGGTACAAGCACCGCATTCTCCGCGATCGCAAACTTTTTTAGTACCCATAAGACCGAGTTTTTCCCGCAGTGCATCTAATAAGGTGACGCGAGGTTCCAGTTTCAGCGAATAGGATATATTATTGATATTCAACGATAAGTTTACTTCCTCCGGTGTGGCTATTTCCATTTCTTGGTTAATAGAGTTTGAAGTAAGTGAATTTAAGGAATTTTCTTGCATGATTTTACTACAAATAATTACATTTATTATCTATTTAATTTTTGTTTAGCATAAAAAGCTTTAAATTACTTATCTCACTAGTAATAAAATATTGTCTATCTATTGTTAGAAAAAAGTTTATCATTACATTTTTACAATACCAAATAAATTATATAAATTAGTACTTAACAAGCACGATATTTACATGCTGTAATTTTGACCTGATTGAATTAACATTTATAAGGAATATGCCAAAAACAGATATAACTCATAAATTGTCCAAACCGATAGTAGAGAAAGTTGCCATCATCGGTGCTGGCCCAGGCGGTTTAGCTACTGCCATAGCACTGCGAACCCTTGGGTTCGACGTTCAAGTGTACGAAAAAGCACAAGATTTTCGTCCCGCAGGCACTGGCTTAGGACTAACTCCTAACGGATTAAATTGTCTAGATGCGATCGCACCAGGAATAGTCGAGACTCTAACAATTTCTGGTTGTCCGGTTCGCCACATACTTATCAAGAGCAGTACCGGAGAAACCATCCGAGAAATACCAAGCCGCAACATAGAACTATACGGACGGCCATTGTTAACTGTTTGGTGGTGGCGTTTGCAGCAAACATTGGCATCCAGATTGCCAGCGGACATAATTCACCTCAATCATCGCTGCATCGGGTTTGAACAAAATGAAAACACTGTGGAAATAAATTTTGATAATGGGAAAACAGTATATGCCGATTTGCTGATTGGGGCTGATGGCGTTAACTCGGTGATTAGAGAAACTTTATTTAAAGAAGGCAAGGCTAATTTTTTGGGGAGTATGTGTTGGCGTTCTGTCCTCAAGTATCATCACGAGTTATTTGATTCCCATGAAACAGTTTTTATTAAAGGCAATAAACAGTTCATGTATATTCTTAACGTAGGCGAAGGATATACCAGTTGGATTAGTCGTAAATTATCGCCTGATTGCTCCCTTTCTAGAAATGCTGATGAGGTCAAATCTCGTATTTTGAATGAATTAGCTGGTTGGGATGAATCCTTTCGTGAAGTAGTAGAAGCAACACCAGCCCAAGAAATTTGGGAAGGCCCGATTTGCGATCGCCCACCTTTATCTCACTGGAGCCATGGCCGAGTAACTCTTTTAGGTGATGCAGCTCATCCAATGGCTCCTGCGATCGGACAAGGAGCAAATAGCACCTTTGAAGATGCATACGAATTGCAAGCCTGCTTATCTGAGTCATCTACTCTAGAAGCAGCTCTTACTAGCTACGAACAGCGGCGGAGCGATCGCACTCAAATCATCCAAAAGCAGAGTGCTTTGGGTGAAATGCGCTACTACGAAACAGAAAACTCTGTTGAGCAGACACAACAACAGCCAAAAATGAGGCCTATAAATGAATTTCACAACTGGCTATATAGCTACAAGCCATCTGTAATCAATTGAAAAAGAATGCAGAATTCAGAACAAGAAAGTAGGAAATTCAGCGGTAATACCATTTCATTTTAATAATGATACAAATACCCTGGTAGAGGCATGGCAATTCCATGCCTCTACGATAAATCTATATATATCAGAATTTTCGTGAATTGGTATAAGCCTGAGCATAAGTCTAAAGTTGCACAGAATTAAATTCTCAATTCTGACTCCTAAATTCTTTGTTATTAAATTTTTTGTTAATTAATCACAAACTAAATTCTGCTGCATCACCTTCATCTACAAATT
This region of Nostoc sp. UHCC 0302 genomic DNA includes:
- a CDS encoding xanthine dehydrogenase family protein subunit M; this encodes MQPFSYAKAVSKEAAIATVEQDKNATFIAGGTDLLGLMKDGVKTPSKLVDINSLPLANIEFQDSGIRIGAVCKLSDVAFHPKVQEFYPVIAQALQQSASPQLRNMATVGGNLLQRVRCGYFRDPVFPCNKRTPDIGCSAIPGYNRMHAIFGASEHCIAVNPSDLAVALMVLDAVICIQGVEQEHRIAIDDFYLLPDETPEKETLLQPGELIVAVEVPYLPKRRSYYLKIRDRAAYEFALVSVAVALEVEQEIIKSARIAFGGVAPKPWRAWEVEEFLQEKPINTATFTAAAEVAVKDAKPQAHNEFKIELLKRALIRALSIVGVEEAGGRGDK
- a CDS encoding 1-acyl-sn-glycerol-3-phosphate acyltransferase, which codes for MARSIQSTQPPLKFIPLRFNLFVLQITQWLLPIALRFRTRPWLPAGIVRIEAKNAEVLAELYEQFQAGKVRFLLAFRHPEVEDPFCMLYLLSRIVPKVAHQQGILLQYPVHSYFVYDRGMTLWAGNWLGKLFSYIGGVPVRRGRRPDRQALQAARKLFANGNLPIAVAPEGGTNGLSGVVSPLEPGVAQMGFWCVEDLQKANRPETVVIVPIAIQYRYVEPPWSKLDLLLSKLEADSGLPIEEIAPTEKPEEIYLQRIRRLGEYLISEMEEFYRRFYHQDIPKTILDNESGSCSDVLTVRIHRLLDKALQVSEQYFGLQAQGNFIDRCRRLEDAGWTYIYREDLPNIEALPPFKRGLADWIAEEADLRMRHMRLVESFVAVTASYIQEQPTVERLAETALLMFDMLSRIQDSTLPGRPRLGLRQAQITVGEPISVTERYDNSQGDRRAIRQAVSELTKDLQVVLEKMIG
- a CDS encoding NAD(P)/FAD-dependent oxidoreductase yields the protein MPKTDITHKLSKPIVEKVAIIGAGPGGLATAIALRTLGFDVQVYEKAQDFRPAGTGLGLTPNGLNCLDAIAPGIVETLTISGCPVRHILIKSSTGETIREIPSRNIELYGRPLLTVWWWRLQQTLASRLPADIIHLNHRCIGFEQNENTVEINFDNGKTVYADLLIGADGVNSVIRETLFKEGKANFLGSMCWRSVLKYHHELFDSHETVFIKGNKQFMYILNVGEGYTSWISRKLSPDCSLSRNADEVKSRILNELAGWDESFREVVEATPAQEIWEGPICDRPPLSHWSHGRVTLLGDAAHPMAPAIGQGANSTFEDAYELQACLSESSTLEAALTSYEQRRSDRTQIIQKQSALGEMRYYETENSVEQTQQQPKMRPINEFHNWLYSYKPSVIN
- a CDS encoding orange carotenoid protein N-terminal domain-containing protein is translated as MPQYTQSSPAQFAELFRNISIDNQLALLWYLYIKMGGSARPENPEGTAPDTSEGLFNKVKEKSHEEQLQIMRDLLKPSSTDIRREYDSLSNNTKLAFWYRLAQGMENTTIVPVPSDYQLSAQAKELLSMLESIDFELQYTFLRDALLAGY
- a CDS encoding DUF2127 domain-containing protein, with translation MKKRPFGLVAIVVYKSFTALLLMVTAIALLLALKNYQFLKEFSDNYVLEGKAIIIDLLLDKFVNLNPKTLAFSGFAAAIYAIVTAIEAIGLWYEQRWAHILVLCLVGISIPLEIYEIIQGISLIKLSIFLVNVAVFLYLLINFPKHQTRS
- a CDS encoding sulfate ABC transporter substrate-binding protein; translation: MNQWQSTRQLRRYLTELAGAYIVKPWQSIRQWYIQPIRSYRYSLWSVVSLILVGVSFSILIAACSSRNINNTENAGTTSQRDATLTFVSYSVTSAAYQQIIPKFTEQWKKEHNQNVTFNQSYDASGSQTLAAVIEGKEADVVHLSLALDINKLVEAGYIQPGWEKEAPNNAIVTKSLDAIAIRQGNPKNIKTWADLAQDGVKVVTANPKTSGAARWNFLNLWGSVTRTGGNENQAVDFISKVYKNAPLLPKNARNASDLFFKDGQGDVLLNYEKEMILSAQDGDKISYIVPDLNISIDNPVAVVDKNVDKHGTRLIAEAFIKFLYTPDSQREFAKLGFRPVDQMIAKETENNFSQIKTVFKAEDLGEWDEIQQKFFDEGAVVDKIMAKES
- a CDS encoding 2Fe-2S iron-sulfur cluster-binding protein; protein product: MQENSLNSLTSNSINQEMEIATPEEVNLSLNINNISYSLKLEPRVTLLDALREKLGLMGTKKVCDRGECGACTVLVNGRRINSCMTLAVMQVGTEITTIEGLSKDGELHPMQTAFINHDAFQCGYCTSGQIVSAVGMVLEETPKSEAEIQEKMSGNLCRCGAYPNIVAAIWDVLEGNKDAAI
- a CDS encoding xanthine dehydrogenase family protein molybdopterin-binding subunit; the encoded protein is MTNNKIIGKPLDRVDGKLKVTGAAPYTADVSIENLTYGVIFQSVIAKGKVIEIDTSTAALAPGVIDIITYNQTPSLVKIPFFGNKETLPTEKDDNIYYNGQHLGVVVAETLEQAESAASLIKIISEEEQPTITMAQALSEVFEPESIFFGIMPGKITRGDVESGKAQADVTIEQVYTTPIEHHNPLEPSATIAMWSGDNLTLYETTQGISSTQRGIAAVLNIPPENVRIICKYLGGGFGCKALLRSHTILAAIAARQVKRPVKIVLTRSQMYTACGYRSQTQQQLTLGATKEGKLTVITHTGTSLTSIFDDFVEPVGAATTMLYACPNLQVKYRLARINAGTPTFMRAPGEASGMFALESAMDELASALNIDPIELRLRNHADIDPHTELPWSSKSLKQCYQQGAEIFSWSQRNPIERSMRDGHFLIGWGMASATFPTNSGTTSVKVEIFANGEVKVKSGTQDIGTGTYTVMTQVAAEALGLPSQQVQFELGDSNLPKAPITGNSITVASVSPAVHKAATAARIKMVEMATADANSPLYGFQAEDITVESGQIFLKQDLAKRDSYTEILHRQGLDSLEVTEETSPSPESKQYSKHSFGAIFVEVAVDELLGEIKVRRCVGVYSAGRILNFKTARSQVIGGITWGIGMALMEKTVMDAHHGRVVGANLSDYLIPVHADIPQMQVQFVEEHDAYVNALGTKSLGELPIVGVAAAISNAVYHATGKRIRDLPITPDKLL